The Papaver somniferum cultivar HN1 chromosome 3, ASM357369v1, whole genome shotgun sequence genome includes a region encoding these proteins:
- the LOC113358462 gene encoding long chain acyl-CoA synthetase 4-like, whose amino-acid sequence MGDKKFIIEVEKAKESVNGKPSMGPVYRSLFAKDGFPEPVEGLESCWDVFRISVEKYPGNRMLGRREIVDGKPGKYLWSTYKEVYDIVMKVGFAIRSCGVEKGGRCGIYGINCPEWIMSMEACNAHGIYCVPLYDTLGAGAVEFILCHAEISIVFVEETKISEVLKTFPNTSEYVKTIVSFGKVKPEEKEAAEKFGLAMYSWQEFLCMGEKECELPVTKKHDISTIMYTSGTTGDPKGVMISNDSIVTLIAGVKRLLGSVNEQLTDKDVYMSYLPLAHIFDRVIEELFIHHGAAIGFWRGDVKLLIEDIGELKPTIFCAVPRVLDRIYSGLTEKVASGGFLKHKLFDIAYSLKLNSMKKGNKHEEAAPFCDKLVFNKVKQRLGGNVRLILSGAAPLATHVESFLRVVACAHVLQGYGLTETCAGTFVSMPNELSMLGTVGPPVPNVDVCLESVPEMGYDALSSTPRGEICVRGKTLFQGYFKREDLTKEVMIDGWFHTGDIGEWQPNGSMKIIDRKKNIFKLSQGEYVAVENLENIYGLVSAIDSVWIYGNSFESFLIAVVNPNKQALERWAEDNGIVGDFDTVCGNSKAKEFIIGELGKIGKEKKLKGFEFVRAVHLDPVPFDMERDLLTPTYKKKRPQLLKYYQNIIDGMYKSGGK is encoded by the exons ATGGGAGATAAGAAGTTTATAATTGAAGTCGAGAAAGCCAAGGAATCAGTAAATGGAAAACCTTCGATGGGACCTGTTTATAGAAGTTTGTTTGCTAAAGATGGATTTCCTGAACCAGTTGAAGGTTTGGAGAGTTGTTGGGATGTTTTCCG CATTTCTGTTGAGAAGTATCCTGGTAACCGAATGCTTGGTCGCCgtgaaattgtggatgggaag CCAGGTAAATATTTGTGGTCAACTTATAAGGAAGTATATGATATCGTGATGAAAGTTGGATTTGCCATCCGAAGTTGTGGTGTTGAGAAG GGAGGACGTTGCGGTATTTATGGTATAAACTGTCCAGAGTGGATTATGAGTATGGAG GCTTGCAATGCTCATGGGATCTACTGTGTTCCATTGTATGACACACTTG GTGCTGGAGCTGTGGAATTTATCTTGTGCCACGCtgagatttcaattgtgtttgtgGAGGAAACAAAGATTTCTGAG GTGTTGAAAACGTTTCCCAATACCAGTGAATATGTCAAAA CAATTGTGAGCTTTGGTAAAGTTAAACCTGAAGAAAAAGAAGCGGCTGAAAAGTTTGGTTTGGCCATGTATTCTTGGCAGGAATTTCTGTGCATG GGAGAAAAGGAATGCGAACTTCCAGTGACAAAAAAACACGACATTTCTACTATAATGTATACGAGTGGGACTACTGGTGATCCTAAGGGAGTTATGATTTCCAACGATAGTATTGTTACCCTTATAGCAGGTGTGAAACGGCTGTTGGGATCTGTCAATGAGCAG TTGACCGACAAGGATGTTTACATGTCATATCTCCCGCTGGCTCACATATTTGATCGCGTGATTGAAGAGTTGTTTATTCATCATGGTGCTGCAATTGGATTTTGGCGTGGG GATGTCAAATTGTTGATCGAAGACATTGGGGAGCTAAAGCCCACTATTTTCTGTGCTGTTCCACGCGTGCTAGATAGGATTTATTCGG GTTTGACAGAAAAAGTTGCTTCTGGGGGTTTCTTGAAGCATAAGTTATTTGACATTGCATACTCGTT AAAACTGAATAGCATGAAGAAGGGAAATAAACATGAAGAAGCAGCCCCTTTTTGTGACAAACTTGTTTTTAATAAG GTAAAGCAACGGTTAGGGGGGAATGTTCGACTTATTTTATCTGGAGCTGCGCCGCTTGCTACACATGTTGAATCTTTTCTACGAGTTGTGGCCTGTGCTCATGTCTTACAAGGATATG GTCTGACCGAAACGTGTGCTGGGACTTTTGTCTCAATGCCGAATGAACTATCGATGCTTGGGACAGTGGGACCTCCTGTACCAAATGTTGATGTCTGTTTGGAATCCGTCCCTGAAATGGGGTATGATGCTCTTTCGAGCACTCCACGTGGAGAAATCTGTGTGCGAGGGAAAACCTTGTTCCAAGGATACTTCAAACGTGAAGACCTCACCAAAGAGGTTATGATTGATGGATGGTTTCACACAG GGGATATTGGTGAGTGGCAACCAAATGGTAGCATGAAAATCATTGACAGGAAGAAGAACATTTTTAAGCTTTCACAAGGAGAATATGTTGCAGTCGAGAACTTGGAGAACATTTATGGTCTTGTTTCTGCTATCGACTCG GTATGGATATATGGTAACAGCTTTGAGTCTTTCCTTATTGCTGTTGTCAACCCCAACAAGCAAGCACTTGAGCGTTGGGCAGAAGACAATGGAATAGTAGGGGATTTTGATACAGTTTGTGGAAATTCAAAGGCCAAAGAATTCATCATTGGTGAACTTGGCAAAATTggaaaagaaaagaag TTAAAAGGTTTTGAGTTTGTTAGAGCTGTCCACCTCGACCCAGTTCCATTTGACATGGAGCGTGATCTTCTCACTCCAACTTATAAGAAGAAGAGGCCTCAGTTGCTCAAATACTATCAG aATATCATAGATGGTATGTATAAAAGTGGAGGCAAGTAA